From the genome of Ignavibacteriales bacterium, one region includes:
- a CDS encoding FAD-binding protein, which produces MKQQIELAITPDEINIPEILSTKASQEIKIDLEKISAVIPLKKSIDARSRHIVFRILVDVYIDENPEVKKTITYNPVLDSKKTIIVGFGPAGMFAALKLIELGIKPIIVERGKDVQDRRRDIRAIQQDHIVNPDSNYCFGEGGAGAYSDGKLYTRATKRGDIKKIIDVLIQHGADPEIAIDTHPHIGSNRLPKIVAAIRQTILDNGGEIHFNAKVEDLILIDRNIIGVRLNSSQEILGDAVILATGHSARDIYYLLNKKKIRIDPKPFAMGVRIEHPQALVNEMRYHTKEKHPNLPSAGYTLVTEVEDRGVYSFCMCPGGIIVPAATAPGEIVVNGMSLSKRNSPFANSGFVVEVTNQEWMKYERHQPFAALMLQEELEQKAFELANQTQSAPAQRVTDFVAEKVSSSLPKCSYIPGLTSAALHKELPPFIALRLRKALFNFDRKMHGYYTEDAVLVGVETRTSSPIRIPRDRETLMHPEINGLFPCGEGAGYAGGILSAAVDGENCAVGVNVYL; this is translated from the coding sequence ATGAAACAGCAAATAGAATTGGCTATTACACCGGATGAAATTAATATTCCGGAAATCCTTTCTACAAAAGCCTCGCAAGAAATTAAAATTGATTTAGAAAAAATCTCCGCAGTAATTCCTTTAAAAAAATCGATCGATGCCCGGAGTAGACATATTGTATTTAGAATTTTGGTTGATGTTTATATTGATGAAAATCCGGAAGTAAAAAAAACAATTACCTACAATCCAGTTTTAGATTCAAAAAAAACAATTATTGTTGGATTTGGTCCTGCTGGAATGTTTGCAGCGCTAAAATTAATTGAACTTGGAATCAAACCAATAATTGTTGAACGGGGAAAAGATGTGCAAGACCGTCGAAGGGATATCAGAGCTATTCAACAAGATCACATCGTGAATCCTGATTCTAATTATTGTTTTGGCGAAGGTGGGGCTGGCGCTTACAGCGATGGCAAACTTTATACTCGAGCTACAAAGCGCGGAGACATAAAAAAAATTATCGATGTTTTAATCCAACATGGTGCTGACCCTGAAATTGCTATTGATACCCATCCGCATATTGGTTCTAACAGACTTCCTAAAATAGTAGCTGCAATCAGACAAACTATTTTAGATAATGGTGGTGAAATTCACTTCAATGCGAAAGTTGAAGATCTTATTTTAATTGACCGAAATATTATTGGTGTAAGGTTAAATTCGTCGCAAGAAATACTAGGAGATGCAGTTATTCTCGCAACGGGTCATTCAGCACGCGATATTTATTATTTATTAAATAAGAAAAAAATACGAATTGATCCGAAACCATTTGCCATGGGCGTACGAATCGAACATCCTCAAGCTTTAGTTAATGAAATGCGTTATCATACTAAAGAAAAACATCCAAATCTTCCTTCTGCTGGCTATACGCTTGTTACTGAGGTTGAAGATAGAGGAGTTTATTCATTCTGTATGTGTCCGGGCGGAATAATAGTTCCTGCTGCAACCGCGCCAGGGGAAATAGTTGTAAATGGAATGTCACTATCCAAACGCAATTCACCTTTTGCAAATTCTGGCTTTGTTGTAGAAGTAACAAATCAGGAATGGATGAAGTATGAACGCCATCAACCTTTTGCTGCTTTGATGTTGCAGGAAGAACTTGAACAGAAAGCATTTGAACTTGCAAATCAAACTCAAAGCGCACCAGCACAACGTGTAACAGATTTTGTTGCTGAAAAGGTTTCTTCATCGTTACCAAAATGTTCTTATATCCCGGGATTGACATCAGCAGCATTGCATAAAGAATTGCCTCCATTTATTGCATTAAGATTGCGTAAAGCGCTTTTTAATTTTGATAGAAAGATGCACGGCTACTATACTGAAGACGCAGTATTAGTTGGTGTTGAAACCAGAACAAGTTCTCCAATCAGAATTCCACGCGACAGGGAAACTTTAATGCATCCGGAAATTAATGGACTTTTCCCTTGTGGCGAAGGTGCTGGTTACGCAGGGGGAATACTTTCAGCAGCAGTTGATGGTGAGAACTGTGCGGTAGGTGTTAATGTTTACCTGTAA
- a CDS encoding SDR family oxidoreductase → MDLGIKGKVAIVTASSTGIGKAVAEGLAEEGCKLAICARSKEILIETSRDIKNKFNTEPFWGVCDLNQKKDIENFYDAVKNHFGKIDILVNNCGGPVPGFFRDLSEEDWDNAFKQVLLSVIRFSNLVIPNMIEQEWGRIINITSVAVKQPVQNLMLSNSLRAAVTGFAKSLSNEFGNKNITVNNVAPGFTLTHRLYELAVNRAKTSGKSHEEILVEMAKDVPLNRLGSPEEIAAMVVFLASQKASYITGTTIQVDGGSTKAIF, encoded by the coding sequence ATGGATCTTGGAATCAAAGGTAAAGTAGCTATAGTTACTGCTTCCAGCACCGGAATTGGAAAAGCGGTTGCTGAGGGATTAGCTGAAGAAGGATGTAAACTTGCGATTTGTGCTCGCTCAAAAGAAATATTAATTGAAACTTCTCGGGATATAAAAAATAAATTTAACACCGAGCCTTTTTGGGGTGTGTGCGATTTAAATCAAAAAAAGGATATTGAAAATTTTTACGATGCTGTAAAAAATCATTTTGGTAAAATTGATATTCTGGTTAATAATTGCGGTGGACCTGTTCCAGGATTTTTTAGAGATCTTTCAGAGGAAGATTGGGATAACGCTTTTAAGCAAGTTCTGTTAAGCGTCATTAGATTTTCAAATCTTGTTATTCCGAATATGATCGAGCAGGAGTGGGGTAGAATCATTAACATTACTTCTGTTGCCGTAAAACAACCTGTGCAAAATTTAATGCTTTCAAATTCTCTGCGTGCTGCTGTAACCGGATTTGCAAAATCACTAAGCAACGAATTTGGAAATAAAAATATTACTGTAAACAATGTTGCCCCTGGTTTTACATTAACCCACAGACTATATGAACTTGCTGTTAATCGTGCTAAAACATCAGGCAAATCCCACGAAGAAATATTGGTTGAAATGGCAAAAGATGTTCCGCTAAATCGATTAGGTAGTCCAGAAGAAATTGCCGCAATGGTTGTTTTTCTAGCATCACAAAAAGCAAGCTATATTACAGGTACAACGATTCAGGTTGATGGAGGATCAACAAAAGCTATATTTTAG
- a CDS encoding acetate kinase has protein sequence MKVLVLNSGSSSIKYQFFDTEKKIALAKGLVDRIGMAGAVLSHQRYDGNNIKIAGEILDHQIAVEYVLGVMLSKNHGVIDDKKDIEAVGHRVVHGGETFSGSVFINDEVVKVLQDNIELAPLHNPPNIKGIQACQRILPDVPQCGVFDTAFHSHMPPKSYLYGIPYELYKKYKIRRYGFHGTSHLYVSQRAATLLNNDIKDLKIITAHLGNGCSMAAVKNGQSVDTSMGFTPLEGLLMGTRSGDLDPSLILYIMAKEGLTVGEANTLLNKHSGLIGISGESSDMREILTAVKDNQQRSKWAFEIFCYRIKKYVGAYAAAMGGLDALVFTGGIGENSKEIREEVCKEMEFLGINLDELKNQNNDEIISKENSKVSVMRIPTNEELVIALDTEKIVSGMQK, from the coding sequence ATGAAAGTATTAGTCCTAAATAGTGGAAGTTCATCAATTAAATATCAATTCTTTGATACTGAAAAAAAGATTGCCTTAGCAAAAGGATTGGTTGATAGAATTGGAATGGCGGGCGCCGTTTTATCTCATCAAAGATATGATGGCAACAATATAAAAATTGCTGGTGAAATTCTTGATCACCAAATTGCGGTTGAATATGTTCTTGGCGTAATGCTAAGTAAAAATCATGGGGTGATAGATGATAAAAAAGATATTGAAGCTGTGGGACATAGAGTTGTACATGGCGGTGAAACTTTTTCCGGTTCAGTTTTTATTAATGATGAAGTTGTAAAGGTCTTACAGGATAATATTGAACTAGCACCATTACATAATCCGCCTAACATAAAAGGTATTCAAGCTTGCCAAAGAATTCTACCCGACGTACCACAATGTGGTGTTTTTGATACTGCGTTTCATTCTCACATGCCGCCAAAATCTTATTTGTATGGTATTCCATATGAATTGTACAAAAAATATAAAATAAGACGTTACGGTTTTCATGGCACATCGCATCTTTATGTTTCTCAACGTGCAGCGACTTTATTAAATAATGACATAAAAGATCTTAAAATCATCACAGCACATCTTGGTAACGGTTGCAGTATGGCTGCTGTTAAAAATGGACAATCTGTGGATACTTCAATGGGATTTACTCCACTTGAAGGTCTTTTAATGGGTACACGCAGCGGCGATCTTGATCCATCTTTAATATTATATATTATGGCAAAAGAAGGATTAACTGTTGGTGAAGCTAACACTTTACTTAACAAACATAGTGGTTTAATAGGTATTAGTGGTGAAAGCAGCGATATGCGTGAGATACTAACTGCCGTTAAAGATAATCAACAAAGGTCTAAATGGGCTTTTGAGATTTTTTGTTACAGGATAAAAAAATATGTTGGTGCCTATGCTGCAGCAATGGGCGGTCTTGATGCACTTGTATTTACAGGTGGAATTGGTGAAAACTCAAAAGAGATACGCGAAGAAGTTTGTAAAGAAATGGAATTTTTGGGCATTAATTTGGATGAATTAAAAAATCAAAATAATGATGAAATCATCTCAAAAGAAAATTCTAAAGTTTCTGTTATGCGTATTCCAACTAATGAAGAATTGGTAATTGCGCTTGATACCGAAAAAATAGTTTCTGGAATGCAAAAATAA
- a CDS encoding NAD(P)-binding domain-containing protein gives MQEEKLRLEDLLESSNSTNDDDRINNVAIIGAGIMGQGIAQTVAAMGLEVTIVEIGEDKLEYAKAQLTESIDREIKRWAMTKSDKKAIFSRIKWSTDVNSVKDCEIIIEAVQEDFDLKVSVFKQLDKIANPDTIFVSNTSTLSLTNISESISRPSKVIGMHFLNPVPKIPMVELVKSLHTSNETVLKVKEFASRIGKTPVEVYEYPGFITTRAIVPLINEAMHILLEGIASAKDIDTALKLGYNFQYGPLEMADSMGLDEVLTWMETLWKTLGEPRYRPNPMLRKLVRERKLGKKTGEGIFKYDEHGNKLN, from the coding sequence ATGCAGGAAGAAAAATTAAGATTAGAAGATTTATTGGAATCATCTAATTCAACTAATGACGACGACAGAATTAATAATGTTGCTATTATTGGCGCAGGAATTATGGGACAAGGGATTGCGCAAACTGTTGCTGCAATGGGGCTTGAGGTAACAATTGTGGAGATAGGTGAAGATAAATTGGAATATGCAAAAGCGCAACTTACAGAATCAATTGATAGAGAAATAAAAAGATGGGCAATGACAAAGTCTGATAAGAAAGCAATCTTTAGCAGAATTAAATGGTCAACTGATGTAAATTCTGTAAAAGACTGTGAGATAATAATTGAAGCAGTTCAGGAAGATTTTGATTTAAAAGTAAGTGTATTTAAACAGCTTGATAAAATTGCAAACCCTGATACTATTTTTGTCTCAAACACTTCAACATTAAGCTTAACAAATATTTCAGAGTCTATTTCCAGACCAAGCAAAGTTATTGGCATGCACTTTTTAAATCCCGTTCCAAAGATTCCGATGGTTGAATTAGTAAAAAGTCTCCACACCTCCAATGAAACTGTTTTAAAGGTTAAAGAGTTTGCATCTCGCATTGGTAAAACACCTGTTGAGGTTTATGAATATCCCGGATTTATAACAACACGTGCAATTGTTCCTCTGATCAATGAAGCCATGCATATCCTTTTAGAAGGGATTGCCTCTGCTAAGGATATTGATACTGCTTTAAAACTTGGATATAATTTTCAGTACGGTCCACTTGAAATGGCTGATTCTATGGGATTAGACGAAGTATTGACTTGGATGGAAACTTTATGGAAAACTCTCGGTGAACCAAGATATCGACCAAATCCTATGTTAAGAAAACTTGTTCGTGAAAGAAAACTTGGTAAAAAAACAGGAGAGGGTATTTTTAAATATGACGAACATGGAAATAAACTTAATTAA
- a CDS encoding RecQ family ATP-dependent DNA helicase, with translation MTTLAALSKYFGHKEFRPGQQEIIDEIVHGNNVLAVLPTGAGKSICFQIPALINDNYSIVISPLIALMKDQVDALNKSTEIAAFINSTQSFNETEKVLQEIHFGKLKIVYVAPERLESPEFAARLKNLNPEFLFIDEAHCISEWGHNFRPSYTKLKDFIEFTGIKKISAFTATATPEVVKDIVKQLGMKNAKVIIKGFERDNLFVNVEITKRKKERCLELVHQFKSPAIIYTSSRKKAEELSEYLKHNKIECEYYHAGLNTIVRKKIQEDFIEDRLPIIIATNAFGMGIDKKDIRLVIHFNTTGSIENFYQEIGRAGRDGKNSHTFLLFEDSDIHIHEYFISNSYPTKELIKSIYNAICDSAQIAIGMKSDKQLQINLGYIKLHTKQDISAAILNSALNYLENASYISINSAYKSVDKIKILFTETRLKSFIKSTSNELMRDVLFYLIRNYGKGIFHNLTALKLDNLKSETGLTKQETTETLINLEFLGIIEFSKADGKESISLIKPRVRTEELKLNYKLINELYISSKQKLDKMVDFVYTNNCRFSYIIKYFGEDASDYKCGKCDNCLKQNGIADDSIKYIKENIEDLLNEDLAELSENQIADILLGKSKNIEHKNYQHFNSLTQYKKEDISYAIRILISENKIQEKSAVSNKLYYIVRDDEKQVPVVEQIGSLKSDFDKNIEMYHRLRKVREKASKKFLQSPNIICPDDLLAKISHQKPKTKSELFSIPGFNERMFNKVGNDFLEVINSFGSVNVDKKGMAAIIIPQNIIETHNLLQKKYSLQEIAKLRKLNEAVISMQIETIISYLPETNISSIITTDKLNLITEKYRKGITGLKELKEVLPKDLSYPQIRIALAKISHQSF, from the coding sequence ATGACCACTTTAGCTGCTTTATCTAAATATTTTGGTCATAAAGAATTTAGACCGGGACAACAAGAAATAATTGATGAAATTGTTCATGGTAACAATGTGCTTGCGGTACTACCAACAGGCGCTGGAAAATCAATTTGTTTTCAGATTCCCGCATTAATAAATGATAACTATTCAATAGTAATTTCACCATTAATCGCTTTGATGAAGGACCAAGTTGATGCTTTAAATAAATCAACTGAGATAGCAGCATTTATTAATAGCACTCAAAGTTTTAATGAGACTGAAAAGGTTCTACAAGAAATTCACTTTGGTAAATTAAAAATTGTTTATGTAGCGCCAGAACGTCTTGAAAGCCCTGAGTTTGCTGCAAGATTAAAAAATCTAAACCCCGAATTCCTTTTTATTGATGAAGCACATTGTATAAGTGAATGGGGCCACAATTTCCGTCCAAGTTATACAAAGTTAAAAGATTTTATTGAGTTTACAGGAATTAAAAAAATATCTGCATTTACTGCAACCGCTACCCCTGAAGTTGTAAAAGATATTGTCAAACAACTTGGGATGAAAAATGCAAAAGTCATCATTAAAGGTTTTGAACGTGATAATCTTTTTGTGAATGTTGAAATTACAAAACGAAAAAAAGAAAGATGTTTAGAACTCGTTCATCAGTTTAAATCGCCCGCCATTATATATACTTCATCACGCAAAAAAGCTGAAGAACTTTCCGAATATTTGAAACACAATAAAATAGAATGTGAATACTATCATGCTGGTCTCAATACTATCGTAAGAAAAAAAATACAGGAAGATTTTATTGAGGATAGACTACCAATTATTATCGCTACAAATGCATTCGGAATGGGAATTGATAAAAAAGATATTCGATTAGTAATTCATTTTAATACTACCGGATCGATCGAGAATTTTTATCAGGAAATTGGCCGCGCAGGCAGGGATGGTAAAAACTCTCATACTTTTCTTCTTTTTGAGGACTCTGATATTCACATTCACGAGTATTTTATTTCTAATTCCTATCCAACAAAAGAGCTTATAAAAAGCATATATAATGCAATTTGCGATTCAGCACAAATAGCAATTGGGATGAAATCCGATAAACAATTGCAGATTAATCTTGGATATATAAAACTTCATACTAAACAAGATATTTCTGCAGCAATCTTAAATTCTGCATTAAACTATTTAGAGAATGCTAGTTACATTAGTATCAACTCTGCCTACAAGTCCGTTGATAAGATAAAAATTCTTTTTACAGAAACTAGACTAAAAAGCTTTATTAAAAGTACATCAAATGAACTTATGCGTGATGTGTTATTTTATCTAATAAGAAATTATGGTAAAGGGATTTTTCATAATCTAACTGCTCTTAAATTAGATAATTTGAAATCAGAAACGGGATTAACAAAACAAGAAACAACTGAAACACTAATTAATCTAGAGTTCCTTGGAATTATTGAATTTTCAAAAGCAGATGGTAAAGAATCAATCTCATTGATTAAACCTCGAGTAAGAACAGAGGAATTAAAACTTAATTATAAGCTAATTAACGAGCTCTATATAAGTTCTAAACAGAAGCTAGATAAAATGGTGGATTTTGTTTACACAAACAATTGTAGGTTTAGTTATATCATAAAATATTTTGGTGAAGATGCAAGCGATTACAAATGTGGTAAATGTGACAATTGCCTTAAACAAAATGGAATTGCAGATGACTCTATAAAGTATATTAAAGAAAATATTGAAGATCTTTTAAATGAAGATTTAGCTGAGCTAAGCGAAAACCAAATTGCAGATATTCTACTTGGAAAAAGTAAAAACATCGAACACAAAAATTATCAGCATTTTAATTCATTGACTCAGTACAAAAAAGAAGATATTTCTTATGCAATTAGAATTTTGATAAGTGAAAATAAAATTCAGGAGAAATCGGCTGTAAGCAATAAACTTTATTATATTGTGCGGGATGATGAAAAGCAAGTGCCTGTTGTTGAACAGATTGGTAGTTTGAAAAGTGATTTCGATAAAAATATTGAGATGTACCATAGATTGCGCAAGGTGCGTGAAAAAGCATCTAAAAAATTCTTACAGTCTCCAAACATAATTTGTCCCGATGATTTATTAGCAAAAATATCACATCAAAAACCAAAGACTAAATCGGAGTTATTTAGTATCCCAGGTTTTAATGAAAGAATGTTTAATAAAGTTGGAAACGATTTTCTCGAAGTAATAAATTCATTTGGAAGTGTTAACGTGGATAAAAAAGGAATGGCTGCGATTATAATTCCACAAAACATTATTGAGACTCATAATCTGTTGCAGAAAAAATATTCACTTCAAGAAATTGCAAAGTTAAGAAAGCTAAATGAAGCAGTAATATCAATGCAGATAGAAACCATCATCAGTTATTTACCGGAGACAAATATTTCATCAATAATTACAACAGACAAGCTAAATTTGATAACTGAAAAATATAGGAAAGGAATTACGGGGTTAAAAGAATTAAAAGAAGTACTGCCTAAAGATCTTTCTTATCCTCAAATAAGGATCGCTTTGGCAAAGATTTCACATCAGTCTTTTTAG
- a CDS encoding DUF4296 domain-containing protein — protein sequence MKYGSIIFIFFLLIISTVLQSCKKSSPIDEKKFIKIYVDMIFMQDTSSLAQTIIKQKVLEKFTVNEKDYDATISYYNNDPEKWQKFFDSTIVYIESLKPKPTKKTDVKSLPKRSLFEDKKDL from the coding sequence ATGAAATACGGTTCGATAATTTTTATATTTTTCCTTTTAATCATTTCTACTGTTTTACAATCCTGTAAAAAATCATCACCGATTGATGAGAAAAAGTTTATAAAGATTTATGTTGATATGATTTTTATGCAGGATACTTCTTCTTTAGCGCAGACTATAATTAAACAAAAAGTATTAGAAAAATTTACAGTAAATGAAAAAGATTATGATGCCACAATTAGTTACTACAATAATGATCCTGAAAAGTGGCAGAAATTTTTTGATAGCACAATAGTTTATATCGAAAGTTTGAAACCAAAACCAACTAAAAAGACTGATGTGAAATCTTTGCCAAAGCGATCCTTATTTGAGGATAAGAAAGATCTTTAG
- a CDS encoding rhomboid family intramembrane serine protease yields the protein MSLSNYYQPRGFGGRFFSFPPVIKNLLIINGIIFFAQLLFDNITFDGFPGWYVVNKWFALNPISGNDFNGQPFNFQIWQLITYQFMHGGFSHIFFNMFGLWMFGASIEEIFGSKKFLFFYLLAGVSAGLLHLFVSPLLGGAQAVTIGASGAVYGVLIAYALFFPDNLIFLYFLIPVKAKYLIGFLIVFEFLAIDSASSGVAHLAHLGGALFAFLYIMFDKNSYVSLKNVFKKSYFYKSSSNNDFFKNPFSNTSQSKSDVEDAKFYDLNRKDDIEVTQAEIDKILDKISQSGYQNLTDREKQILFQASKKMK from the coding sequence ATTAGTTTGAGTAATTATTATCAACCAAGAGGTTTTGGTGGAAGATTTTTTTCATTTCCGCCAGTCATTAAAAATTTACTTATCATAAATGGAATAATTTTTTTCGCTCAACTATTATTTGATAATATTACCTTCGATGGATTTCCGGGTTGGTATGTTGTAAACAAATGGTTTGCTCTAAATCCTATTTCAGGAAACGATTTCAATGGACAACCTTTTAATTTCCAGATTTGGCAATTAATTACTTACCAGTTTATGCATGGAGGCTTTTCACACATATTTTTTAATATGTTTGGTTTATGGATGTTTGGGGCAAGCATTGAAGAAATATTTGGTTCAAAAAAGTTTTTATTCTTCTACCTTTTAGCTGGTGTTAGTGCTGGTTTACTGCATTTGTTTGTTTCACCATTGTTGGGTGGGGCACAAGCAGTAACAATTGGGGCTTCAGGTGCGGTTTACGGAGTTTTAATTGCTTATGCTTTATTCTTCCCTGATAATTTAATCTTCTTATACTTTTTAATTCCTGTTAAGGCAAAGTATTTAATAGGTTTTTTAATAGTGTTTGAATTTTTAGCCATAGATAGTGCGTCAAGCGGTGTTGCGCATCTCGCACATCTTGGTGGTGCTTTGTTTGCATTTTTATATATAATGTTTGATAAGAATAGCTATGTTTCACTAAAAAATGTTTTTAAAAAATCTTATTTCTATAAATCAAGTTCAAATAATGATTTCTTTAAAAATCCATTTAGCAATACTTCACAAAGTAAAAGTGATGTTGAAGATGCAAAATTTTATGATTTAAATAGGAAAGATGATATTGAAGTTACACAAGCTGAAATTGATAAAATATTAGATAAGATAAGTCAGTCGGGTTATCAAAATCTAACTGATAGAGAAAAACAAATTTTATTTCAAGCAAGTAAGAAAATGAAATGA
- a CDS encoding phosphoglycerate kinase: protein MNKLSIDKVELKGRRVLVRVDFNVPLDENLNITDDNRITESLPTIKKIIAEGGKAILMSHLGRPKGGPNPKYSLKPTAKRLSELLGKEVKLAPDCIGAETKAMVDAMNNGDILILENVRFHPEEEKNDPTFAKQLAELGDVYINDAFGSAHRAHASTEGITKFIKISAAGYLMQKELDYLGGAITNPNRPYTAILGGAKISGKIDVINNLLTKVDTLIVGGGMAYTFYKAEGKEIGTSLLEAEKIDLAKEVLENAKKSGIKFMLPVDVVVASEFNNDSPLSVVSVDAMPSDKMGLDIGPETIKLFSDELRNAKTIVWNGPMGVFEMDNFATGTNAIAQVLADVTAKGAITIIGGGDSAAAITKAGLKDKVSHVSTGGGASLEFLEGKALPGVVALNDLK, encoded by the coding sequence ATGAATAAGCTATCAATTGATAAAGTAGAACTTAAAGGTAGACGCGTTTTAGTTCGTGTTGATTTTAATGTTCCACTAGATGAAAATTTAAATATTACTGATGATAACAGAATAACGGAATCACTACCAACAATAAAGAAAATTATTGCTGAGGGCGGTAAAGCCATTTTAATGAGTCATCTTGGAAGACCAAAAGGTGGACCAAATCCTAAATACAGTTTAAAACCAACTGCAAAACGATTAAGTGAACTACTGGGTAAAGAAGTTAAACTTGCGCCTGATTGTATAGGAGCAGAAACAAAAGCGATGGTTGATGCAATGAATAATGGCGATATTTTAATTCTCGAAAATGTTCGCTTTCATCCTGAAGAAGAAAAAAATGATCCAACATTTGCAAAACAATTAGCCGAGCTTGGTGATGTTTATATTAATGATGCATTCGGTAGCGCACACCGAGCACATGCATCAACTGAAGGTATAACAAAGTTTATAAAAATTTCTGCTGCTGGATATTTAATGCAGAAAGAACTTGATTATCTTGGTGGAGCAATTACAAATCCTAACCGTCCATATACAGCAATTTTAGGCGGAGCAAAAATTTCTGGTAAGATAGATGTTATAAATAATCTGCTTACTAAAGTTGATACATTAATTGTTGGCGGTGGAATGGCTTACACTTTCTACAAAGCAGAAGGTAAAGAAATAGGAACTTCATTACTTGAGGCAGAAAAAATAGATCTTGCAAAAGAAGTTTTAGAGAATGCAAAAAAATCAGGAATTAAATTCATGCTGCCTGTTGATGTAGTAGTTGCAAGTGAATTTAATAATGATTCACCATTATCAGTTGTAAGTGTAGATGCGATGCCATCCGATAAAATGGGATTGGATATTGGACCTGAAACAATAAAGTTATTTTCTGATGAATTGAGAAATGCAAAAACAATAGTTTGGAACGGACCAATGGGTGTTTTTGAAATGGATAATTTCGCAACTGGTACAAACGCAATTGCCCAAGTTTTAGCTGATGTTACAGCTAAAGGTGCAATTACTATTATCGGCGGTGGCGATTCTGCTGCGGCCATCACAAAAGCAGGATTAAAAGATAAAGTTTCACATGTATCAACCGGTGGCGGTGCTTCGTTAGAATTTTTAGAAGGCAAAGCATTACCCGGTGTTGTCGCATTAAATGATTTAAAATAA